From Polaribacter haliotis:
TGTGGGAGTTACTTCTGCTTTGTATGGGGATGAGTATATTTTACCAATGCACAGAAATTTAGGAGTTTTTACTACAAGAGAAATTCCTTTACATCGTTTATTTGCACAATGGCAAGGAAAAAAAAGTGGTTTTACCAAAGGCAGAGATCGTAGTTTTCATTTTGGAACACAAGAATACAATATCGTTGGAATGATTTCGCATTTAGGGCCTCAATTGGGTATCGCAGACGGAATTGCACTTGCGAACAAACTAAAAAATAATAACAAACTTTGCGCAGTTTTTACAGGTGAAGGTGGTACAAGTGAAGGTGATTTTCATGAAGCTTTAAATGTTGCTTCAGTATGGAGCTTGCCAGTTTTATTTTGTGTAGAAAACAATGGTTATGGTTTATCTACACCAACTTCCGAGCAATTTAATTGCGAGAATATTGCAGATAAAGGAATTGGATATGGAATGGAAAGTTATATAATTGATGGCAATAATATTCTGGAAGTATTTTCGAAAGTAACCGAAATTGCAAAAAGTGTTCGCGAGAAACCACGTCCTATTTTATTGGAATTTAAAACATTTCGAATGCGAGGTCATGAGGAAGCAAGTGGAACAAAATACGTTCCTCAAAATTTGCTAGACTTGTGGAGAGCAAAAGATCCTTTAGAAAATTTCCAATTATTTTTGAAAGAAGAAAATATTCTAACAGAAGAAATCGAAAGTTCTTATAAACAAGAAATTATTAAGGAAATTAACGATGGTTTAGATACTGCATATGCAGAAGAAGATATTGTTTCTAATGCAGAAATTGAACTTAATGATGTTTATAAAAACTACGATTATAAAGCAATTTCTCCATCAATAGAAAAGAAAAACATTCGTTTAATAGATGCTGTTTCTGAAGGTTTGTATCAATCTATGGAAAAATACGAAAATTTGGTAATTATGGGACAAGATGTTGCAGAATATGGAGGTGTTTTTAAAATTACAGATGGTTTTGTAGAAAAATTTGGAAAAGAGCGTGTTAGAAATACACCAATATGCGAATCTGCCATTGTTTCTGCAGCTTATGGTTTGTCTGTAAATGGAATGAAAGCTGTTGTAGAAATGCAGTTTGCAGACTTTGTTTCTTCAGGTTTTAACCCGATTGTAAATTTATTAGCAAAATCTCATTATAGATGGAACGAAAAAGCAGATGTTGTTGTTAGAATGCCTTGTGGAGCAGGTGTAGGAGCTGGGCCATTTCATAGTCAAACAAACGAGGCTTGGTTTACAAAAACACCGGGTTTAAAAGTTGTTTATCCTGCATTTCCTCTAGATGCAAAAGGCTTATTAATTGAAGCGATAAACGATCCAAATCCTGTTTTATTTTTCGAACACAAAGCTTTGTATAGATCTGTTTATCAAGAAGTTTCTGAAAATTATTTTACAACAGAAATAGGTAAAGCAGCACTTTTAAAAGAAGGAAAGCAAATTACAATTATTAGTTATGGAGCTGGAATTCATTGGGTTTTAGATCATTTAGAAAATAAAAATGTTTCTGCAGACGTAATCGATTTAAGAACATTACAACCTTTAGATGTAGAAACGATTTACAAATCTGTAAAAAAAACAGGAAAAGCTCTAATTGTACAAGAAGACTCACTTTTTGGAGGAATTGCAAGCGATATTTCTGCATTAATCAACGAAAATTGTTTTGAGTTTTTAGACGCGCCTGTTAAAAGAGTCGCAAGTTTAGAAACACCAATACCATTTCAACCAGGTTTAGAAAAAGAATATTTAGGCAAAAATCGATTAGAAAAGGCAATTGATAAACTTTTAAATTATTAATTTTTGCTTATAAACTTTATAATTTCTCTTGTCGAATTCAGTCGAGACCATACTTAAAATTTCAACTTTCTAA
This genomic window contains:
- a CDS encoding alpha-ketoacid dehydrogenase subunit alpha/beta, which translates into the protein MSDKIIYNINSIDKSKLLELYKNMLKPRLIEEKMLILLRQGKISKWFSGIGQEAISVGVTSALYGDEYILPMHRNLGVFTTREIPLHRLFAQWQGKKSGFTKGRDRSFHFGTQEYNIVGMISHLGPQLGIADGIALANKLKNNNKLCAVFTGEGGTSEGDFHEALNVASVWSLPVLFCVENNGYGLSTPTSEQFNCENIADKGIGYGMESYIIDGNNILEVFSKVTEIAKSVREKPRPILLEFKTFRMRGHEEASGTKYVPQNLLDLWRAKDPLENFQLFLKEENILTEEIESSYKQEIIKEINDGLDTAYAEEDIVSNAEIELNDVYKNYDYKAISPSIEKKNIRLIDAVSEGLYQSMEKYENLVIMGQDVAEYGGVFKITDGFVEKFGKERVRNTPICESAIVSAAYGLSVNGMKAVVEMQFADFVSSGFNPIVNLLAKSHYRWNEKADVVVRMPCGAGVGAGPFHSQTNEAWFTKTPGLKVVYPAFPLDAKGLLIEAINDPNPVLFFEHKALYRSVYQEVSENYFTTEIGKAALLKEGKQITIISYGAGIHWVLDHLENKNVSADVIDLRTLQPLDVETIYKSVKKTGKALIVQEDSLFGGIASDISALINENCFEFLDAPVKRVASLETPIPFQPGLEKEYLGKNRLEKAIDKLLNY